The following DNA comes from Aerosakkonema funiforme FACHB-1375.
AATGTGTGCATCTTTGTATGGTTCTGGACTCATATCCACTTCGATAATACGAAGATGCGGATCTTTGAGATGATTTTCTAACCACTGAGTATCGACTAAAACTTCAGGATGAGCATACTGAGACATGAGCTTTCTCCACAAATGAAATTAAAACATTGAGTTATCGCAACCGCGAAGGCGTCATGAACGTTCTTACTCCTTTCCCGCGCAAAGAATATGTATTGCATGGGGGGGGAGTCAAAAGTCAAAAGTCACTCATTCAAAATTTCTCCCTCTTCTCTCTTCCCTAACCCCTAGCCCCTAACCCCTAGCCCCTCATGCGAAAAATATCCTTTAAGCTGGATGGTTAGAGGATTTACCTCGACTGAAACTAAGGTAGAATGTGCTACCTAACTCCGCCTAGACCTCGATCGAGTACACTTTGCTTTGTTATGGCTGACTTGCAATCTTTATTTCAAACTGTCACTCAAGCCAAAGACGAACAGGAATTGCGATCGCACATTTCTACTCAAGTGGGCCAGTATTTCGCCGCCAAACGATCGGGATTATTTTTTTTCGACGCGCTTCCTGAGAAAATACGCGATCGCAATCTTCAAAAATTGATGGAATTGGCCTTATCCACCGAACACAATCCCGTTTTGCGCTACTTGGTGGAACGACACACCCCCGTTCACGAAGCTTTGGTCGTCTCCCCTTCATCATGGCGATTGATTTGTCCGCGTGCAGACCACTGGCACGTTATGGCGGGCCCAATTGTGAGCCAAGGACAATTGGTCGGTGCAATTGGCTTTACCCGCGTGCGAGAAATGCCTTCATTCGATACGCAAAATTTAATGGATTTGAGTGCGCTTTGTCTGCATCTCTCGACTTGGGTAGCAACAGTGCGATCGTCACAGCAATTATTAAAGACAAATCGCCTCACTCCCCGCGAATTGCAAATTGCCGAACTGGTTGCCCAAGGACGAACAAATGCAGAGATCGGGGCTGAACTTTGGATTACTGAAAATTCAGTTAAACAAGCTTTAAAGCGGATGTTCCGCAAGCTTAATGTTTCCTCTCGAACTCAGATGATCGCTCAACTTTCTGCAAATTCAAAACTTTCATATCCTGACAGTAAAGTTGGTTAATTTATGTTCTGCTGTAAAAGCATACCAAAAATTAAATAGGGGTTAGCCCCTAGTCCCTAACCCCTAACCCCGACGCCCTAGCCTTATTGCACTTAAAAATGAACGATCGAGAAATTTGGCAAATTAGCAATCTCAATGCCATTAAACAGCGGCTCAACAAAGTACGTTCTGCTCGTCCAGGCTGTTTTTTTGTGCAGCAGTCGGGAAATCAATATATCAAACTAACGAAAACCAAATCTACAATAACTCTTGGTTTTAGCGATCGTTTTAATTCCCCAGCGAATTTGATTCAATCCGAACTCGACTTCGATCGACCCCTCAATTTAAAAAGTCCGTACACGCAAGCAATGATGTTGAGTTTAGTATGGAATGGTACGCCACAGAAAATCTACATAGCTGGTTTAGGTGGTGGGATAATTCCCCTATTTTTACACCACTATTTTCCAGAAGCAGTTATTGAGTGTGCTGAAATCGATCCGGGAATACTCCAAGTAGCCACGAATTTTTTTGGCCTGAAATTGGACGAACGTTTGAGCGTAGCGATTCAAGATGGAAGGGAGTATCTTGCCCAACAAAATGCAAATATTAAATACGATATCATTCTCAGTGATGTTTTTTTAGGTACCGGTTATAGTCCCTACAGATTAGCAACCCAAGAATTTTACGAGTTGTGCCAAGAACGATTGTCAAAGCCAGGTGTGCTAGTAGTAAACTTGTTTCGAGATGATGCCTTTTTTGCGGATAAATTGCTCACAATTAAAAGTGTGTTCGCTCAAGTTTATGTTGTGTTCGTAGCTAAAATAGGCAACGCGATCGTCATCGCAAATAACGGCGATATCCTGCAAAAGAGAGAAGTAATTGCTAAAGCTAAAGATTTAGAAAATCGGTATCAATTTGAATTTCCTTTAGCAGAGAGAGCTTTAGAGATAAAAATGGTTACAGATTTACAAGAATGCGTACCGAAATTAGAAAGAGCGCGAGTGCTTGTAGATGATTTTCCACCAGCAGGTTATTTTGCCAATCTTCCCGCTGTCAATCCTGCTATTACTAGAGCCGGAGGAAGTCGTTTCTGTATGTGTGGTTCTGGAAAATTACAAAATGATTGTCACGACCAAACCAATCTAAAAATTAGATCGAGGTAGGGTCGCAGGCATAAATATACACTCCCCGACGCTCAGCCGCTTAAGTAAATTGACATATTACTAGATCGGTTGCAAAATCGTGATTAGTTGCTGCCAACCAAATATTTTTGAGCGAGCGGAGTAAATAAATATGAGTCGCGATCGGGAAGCGGTAGTTGGACGGCAGCTCCTGGCAGGCGGAGGCGAAATGGGAGCATTAATTCGTTCCTATGATTGGTCGCTCACAAAGCTAGGTGCGATCGAATCTTGGTCTGGAAGCCTACGAACTGCCTTAAGCATTTGCTTGAACTCCCGCTTTCCAATGGTGATCTGGTGGGGCAAAGAACTGATCTTGCTCTACAACGATGCGTGGCGACCGATTCTGGGAACAAAGCACCCCAACTCGTTAGGCAAGCCCGGTGAGCAAATTTGGCCGGAGATTTGGGATATTGCTTTGATTGACTGGGGGCTAGGGATTAGGGGCTAGGGATTAGGGGCTAGGGGAAGAGGGAGAGGGAGAGGGAAGAGGGAAGAGGGAAGAGGGAAAATATTAATTCTTCCGCTCCCCCATTCCCCGACGCCCTAGCCCCCAGTCCCTAGAGCGCGAGTCCACTAGAATAAATTGACAAAAATAATGAAATATGTATTGTGTAGGGGCGTTCGCGTAGCGTGCCGGAGGCATTAGCATTTGGGCGAGAATCGATCGCGATCGGCAACAATTTTTCTATCCAAATGCAACGCCAGAGCCGAGGTTTCTATACATATACACACCTTATTTGTTTTGTCAACCTCTTTTACTGGACTGGCGCTCTAGCCCCTAGCTATAACTTTCGATCGCTCACCTGCAAAATTGCACTTATTAAGTCTTCGGGATCGACAGGCTTAGAGATGTGGATTTGAAATCCGGCGGCTAAGGCTTGTTGTTGGTTGATTTCTCCCGCATAAGCAGTCAATGCGATCGCAGGAATGTTTCCTCCCAGTTCGGGCGACCATTTTCTGATGTGTCGGATTAGCGAATAACCATCCATTTCTGGCATCCCAATATCGCACAGTAGCAAATCGGGAACAGGGTAAAAATTTAACAAGGCTAATGCTTGTATTGCCGAAGCTGCTGTGACAACTTTTGCTCCATATTGCGTCAGGATGAATACTGCTAACTCTCGCATATCGGCATCGTCATCTACAACTAATATCGTCATACCTGCTAAATCTGTCGCGCTTTCTGGCTCTTGGCGATCGTCTAATACCTCTTGCTCGACGGAATTTAACGGTAACTGGACGGTAAATGTAGCCCCTAAATCTGGCCCCGGACTTTCTGCGCGAACGGTTCCTCCGTGCAATTCGGTAAAATTACGAACGAGGGCCAGTCCCAATCCCAATCCGCCAAATTTTCGCGTCGTCGTACCATCTTCTTGCCGGAAGTAGTCAAATACATGAGGCAAAAATTCTGGAGTGATGCCTTTTCCTGTGTCTTTGACTTGAATTTGAGCATAGGCACCAACTTGTTCCAATCGCACATCGATTCGTCCTCCCACTGGAGTGAATTTCACCGCATTAGATAGCAGGTTCCAAACAACTTGCTGTAGGCGGTTCGGATCGCCTGAAACAGTTCCGGAAATGGGATTGAGTGCGATTTTAATGTGAATGTTTTTCGCTTCTGCTGCCAATCTTACTGTTTCCTGTGCCGCTTCAATGGTGGTAGCTAGATTGACTGGCGCGACGTTTAATGTCATTTTTCCCTGGAGGATGCGCGAGACATCTAATAAATCCTCAATTAATTGCGCTTGCAGTTTGGCATTGCGTTCGATCGTTTCTAAAGCTTGCTCGGCTTTTGCAGGATCGATACGCTTAGTTCGCAGTATTCTTGTCCAGCCCATAATCGGATTGAGGGGCGATCGCAATTCGTGGGACAGTACGGCGAGAAATTCGTCTTTAACTCGGTTAGCGGCTTCTGCTTTGGCTCGATCGCTTTGAGCTATCTGATAGAGTTGTGCGTTATCGATCGCTAAAGATGCCCGATGTGCCAATTCTTCTGCTAATTGCAAATCAGTTGCATCGTACCGCCTTCCAGATTCAGCGGAAATAAAAGAAATTACACCTAAAATTCGCGCTTGGGTTCGTAGTGGCACTGCCATTACCGATTTAAACCCAACCTGCCGCAATATTTCCAAATGTTCTGGATCGCGGGC
Coding sequences within:
- a CDS encoding LuxR C-terminal-related transcriptional regulator; translated protein: MADLQSLFQTVTQAKDEQELRSHISTQVGQYFAAKRSGLFFFDALPEKIRDRNLQKLMELALSTEHNPVLRYLVERHTPVHEALVVSPSSWRLICPRADHWHVMAGPIVSQGQLVGAIGFTRVREMPSFDTQNLMDLSALCLHLSTWVATVRSSQQLLKTNRLTPRELQIAELVAQGRTNAEIGAELWITENSVKQALKRMFRKLNVSSRTQMIAQLSANSKLSYPDSKVG
- a CDS encoding fused MFS/spermidine synthase, which gives rise to MNDREIWQISNLNAIKQRLNKVRSARPGCFFVQQSGNQYIKLTKTKSTITLGFSDRFNSPANLIQSELDFDRPLNLKSPYTQAMMLSLVWNGTPQKIYIAGLGGGIIPLFLHHYFPEAVIECAEIDPGILQVATNFFGLKLDERLSVAIQDGREYLAQQNANIKYDIILSDVFLGTGYSPYRLATQEFYELCQERLSKPGVLVVNLFRDDAFFADKLLTIKSVFAQVYVVFVAKIGNAIVIANNGDILQKREVIAKAKDLENRYQFEFPLAERALEIKMVTDLQECVPKLERARVLVDDFPPAGYFANLPAVNPAITRAGGSRFCMCGSGKLQNDCHDQTNLKIRSR